From the Drechmeria coniospora strain ARSEF 6962 chromosome 02, whole genome shotgun sequence genome, the window ACCGATAAGCCGTCCACCCCTGCACATGCCCTTGGTTGCCTGCCTAGGTGGGAGGCAGCAACAGTTTTTTTTCTTATCTTGTCAAGGTCGATATCTGCACAGTGCAATTCTGGCGTTGAACAGGAAGGTCCTTCAGGTTGACCGGGTTTCCCTTACATAGGTCACGAGGAGCAGACTGTTCGTGCCGCGGTGCGGTGATCGGATCCGTTTCCACTCGGGCATCGGTCAATACAGTCATGTTCCCACAAGATGACGTGATTCGACGGACGCATCCAAGCACGTACTGTGCACCCCGCGTAGGAAGTGCCGCTCGGCTTCCGTAATTCATTACTCGTGCATCGTAGTGGCCAGCGCCCCATCGGATCGAGAATGGGGCCGATGCTGGCGGAAGGACGACAAACCCCGAGGACAGCACCGGGTGACGTTTGATGGGCAGACGACGGACACGAGCGAGGATGGTCAGGCTCATACGCATCACGGTTGCCCAGGTGGGTGGTGCCGACGCCATATATTCATCTCGTCTTCCCTGATGAGGGGAAATCAAAATCCTTGCATTCCTTTCCCTCAGACCGAACGTGACAGGCAGCAGTAGCGTAAATCAAGAAACCAAGGCAATTGCAACCTTGCTCGTTTTCCATCCGTCCACACATCTCACAAAGCCATGACAGGCATACTGCAATGCTTCATTCCCGTCCCGTGTTTATTTCCATCACCAAGCAGGGAAATCGTGGTGAGTAGATGTGTTTCGTGTGATTGTCGGCGAGAATGGTTGATGAAATGGAAGAATCGAAACAGATTCGGAAACGAGCAGTTTAGATGCCGAGGCGCGTCTTCCTCCAGTGCCGTCTCTTCGCGTTGTAGCTGTCGGGCCCGTGTCAGTATTGTAGCCTTCACATTTGGCCACGGCTCTCGGTCCGAGGAAAAGTTGGCcgcaccggcgccggctgGGGAGGGACAGGGGGAAGCGTACCGAACGGTGTTGTTAGTTCGGAGTCTGATCCATTGGGGCACAGGGCGGTTCTGCTTCTGCGCCTTGGCAAGCTTCTGCTTGGTACGGAAGGACTTGTGGCTCTGTGAAGCATCGTCAGCCGTCGATTCGCCGTCACATGTCCATCAAATGGACGAGTTTCGCAGGGGCCTCAACACAAGGCGGCAGCACTCGTTCGAGGCGACGTCGCAAATGGACAGACATGCCAGCCCGAATGCGCGCGCTCATGGACGGATGCGTGGGGGATGGCGTACCGGCATCTTGTTCGGCTTGTCGAGTCGAGTCGCTGATGGTGATGATTTTGGCCGAGTTTGCGGATAGGCAAGGATTTTGCACGCACCAGAGGGCGTAAAAGCCCTAGCGAGGACAGGAGGATGGGGCGGTGCCGTGGTGTGGCTGAGTGGCTGTGTCGTCATGTGGCGCTTGCAAATGTGGCGGTTGACTGATGCCTGAGGTGTCCACTTGACGTCCGTATTCGTCAAGGTGCCATAATTTATACTAGCTAATATAATACCCCTGCCCACCGAGCTCCTGGCAGTGGTCACCTGTTTACTCAGCACTACCGTACTATTGTTGAGTGACAAAATTGATTGTGCAATGTCCCTCGTCGACAATGCAGCGGCGGAAAGGACGATATCGGATGGCAACTGTGGCTTTGATTCCTCGCATCGTCGCAAGCAGAATCTGCTTTTCCTGCTTTCCAAAGATAACCGTGTCACTGTATTGCTCAGACGAAGTGGGAGTCGCTCGTGGTTTCTGACTTGATCGTATGGATTGTGTTGAGCGCGGCGTCGATCTCAACGAAGGTGCTCGTCTGCCTCCAGTCGTGGCACCGAGCGCCCATTTGAATTTGAGCCCATGTTCGCCTCGGGGGAAGCAGGGCGGCGGACGCGTAAGAAGAATTCTGCCGAAAATCGGCCCAAGATCGGCGCTGTTCATGGCCAAAACGAGAACGTGGCGGAGGGCATGCAACCGTGACGGACAAGTGTCTCGACTTATTTGTTAGTGGTGGCGCTGGATGCGAGAATAATAGCCGGCATTATTTTGTCCGGGCTCGAAACCAACCGGAAGGCCTGGCCTGAACCTGTCCAGAACAGGAACGCCGCCTGCCGAGTCTCCAGCGAGCCACCCCAAACTCGAAAAATCCCCCCAGAGCTGTGCTAGGGGACTGATTTGTCATTGTCCATCTCCCTCCTCAAACGACCCATCCGAGTCCATCATCCCCGTTCGACCCCGAGCGTCCTACTTCCTCATCTCCTTCTCGAggtctcgacggcgttgccAGCACTGGGCGTTCCGCAGCTGGACGGACACCTTCGAACCCGACGCCAACCGACCGATACAACCGACAGCTCCCGCGACTCTCCCCATTCACCGGTCGGAGCGGAGACTCGCGACCTGCGAAGCCAAGATGGGTGCGGGCATGTCATGGTTCTCCAACTTGCTGTGGGCAAAGAAGGAGATACGAATCCTAATTCTGGGTCTTGTGCGTCGCCTCCATCGGCCCTCAACCGTTGGGATGATGCACTGATGACTTGTCGCGCGATAGGACAATGCCGGCAAGACGACGCTACTGTACAGGTTGAAGGTATGATGCGCGCAGGCGAGCAGCCTGGCAGGCGTTTCCCTtggggccggcggcgaggctaACGGGCGGCACCCAACAGATCGGCGAAGTCGTCACGACGATACCGACCATCGGCTTTAACGTCGAGTCCGTGACGTACAAGAACCTCAACTTCAATGTCTGGGTACGCAACACGCCGTGACGCGCAGCATGGACGCATTCCGGTGCCCTAACCAGATGACAGGACCTGGGAGGTCAAACGAGCATCAGGCCATACTGGCGGTGCTACTACGCCaacacggccgccgtcatcttcgtcgttGATTCGACCGACATTGAGCGATTACAAACTGCTTCCGAGGAGCTGTCCGCCATGCtcaacgaggaggagctcaaggacgCGTCCCTGCTGGTGTTCGCCAACAAGCAGGATCAGCCTGGTGCCaagggcgccggcgagattTCCGAGGCGCTGCGTCTCGGGGAGCTGCGAGATCGTAACTGGAGCATCATGGcctgctcggccgtcgacggcagcggcgtgAGTGAAGGCATGGACTGGCTGGTGGTACGTACACGCCCTTGTCTGCTCGCGTCTCGGCACGCGTCGGATTCTGAC encodes:
- a CDS encoding ribosomal protein L39 translates to MTTQPLSHTTAPPHPPVLARAFTPSGACKILAYPQTRPKSSPSATRLDKPNKMPSHKSFRTKQKLAKAQKQNRPVPQWIRLRTNNTVRYNAKRRHWRKTRLGI
- a CDS encoding putative ARL1-ADP-ribosylation factor → MGAGMSWFSNLLWAKKEIRILILGLDNAGKTTLLYRLKIGEVVTTIPTIGFNVESVTYKNLNFNVWDLGGQTSIRPYWRCYYANTAAVIFVVDSTDIERLQTASEELSAMLNEEELKDASLLVFANKQDQPGAKGAGEISEALRLGELRDRNWSIMACSAVDGSGVSEGMDWLVQTVAQD